The Bacillus carboniphilus DNA segment ACGATATGAATTTTTACGTCAATCATAGTTGAACCGCCGTATACCGAACGGTACGTACGGTGGTGTGAGAGGTCGGGGGTTAGTCACCCCCTCCTACTCGATTTGAAGTTAAGGAAATTATAAAATCGCCGATTGTGGACAACTTTAAATAAAATATTTCTCCGGCCAGCTCCAGCGCCTAGCCCCTCGAGGTCACAAGCCAATCCGACATGAAGGTTAAAGAACAACCTTCCTGCCGGCTCGTCTTGTGCTTGTCGGGGCTGTTCGAGGCGCTTGCGCATTTGTTTGTAAAAGTTGTAGTGTAATTGGTATTTATATCGTTTATTGTAAAAGGAGAGAAAAAAAGTAAAACTTTTCTAGGGCTTAAACGTCTAACTTATTAAGTAAGTGGGATTTATTGGGACCTACATGAAAAAGAGCCTATACATATTGTTTAAAAAGAAAGGGAGCTAGACATGTTACGAAAAATAATGATGCAACTAGGATTTATACTTTTACTATGCACCATGATACCAATACAAAGTATACAAGCTAATGGGTCTATTACAGTGAAGATAACCCCTGGCTATGATGGTTCAGTGAAACCAGGAACTCCGTTTCCGATAGATGTGACGGTTACGAACCAAGGAGATGACTTTGTTGGTGAGCTGTCCTTACTATTTGCACCATCCGTTTTTTCAGGAGGACATTTAATTGTACCCGTTAATTTACCTGAAGGCTCTGAAAAAAAATGGTCGTTATATCATCCAGGAATTCACTCGAACTTCTCCTATGAATTTAGTCAAGAAACAACGGTTGAACTATTCGAAGGGTCAGTGGAGAATGGAAAATCTGTCAAATTTGAGGGAGACCGGAGTTTTTCGGTTCGATTACTCCAGGATGGCCAACAGGCTATTGGAGTAATCACTACGAATCCTGATATTTTAAATGCCTATAGAAGTGGCCAATATAATGCTGTAAATCCTTACGTTTTTCAATTAGCTGAAGAAGCATTTCCAGACCAAGCATTTTCCTTAAAGATGATTGATTTATTAGTTTTAGATAACGCTCATATGGATGAGTGGAGCCAAGAACAACAGGAGGCTTTAATTTCGTTTGTAAAACTTGGAGGCAAAGTCCTATTAAGTAACTCAACAGAACAAACAAGTCATTTAGGATTACTTCAAGACTATATTCCGTTCAATGAATCTAATCAAGTAAAAGGAACTAATTTACAGTTTTTATCCCAAGAAGAGACCCTAGAAGCAGAGTTATATGTAGGTTCAGTAAAGGAGGAAGCAGAGGTCTTAGCGACAGCTGGCAATCAACCTTTATTGGCGCATACTAGCGTCGGAATTGGTGGTATCTACCAAACATCCTTCCAGCTAGACGATACGAACATTACTCAACATCCAAACTACGGAAAATGGATTGCAGGCCAAGTTCAGCCAGGTGGAACAACGTCCCGTTATTATCACGGTATGGATTCCATCGAGCAAAGCTATCATATGTTCGGTAGTACAGGGGAATATTTTGAAAAAGGGAACTTTTCATTTCCATTTATATCCTTTCTAGTCGTTTTCTATGTTTTAATACTGCTGCCAATCATTTATTTCATTTTAAAGAAAATGGATAAGAGAGAACAAGCTTGGTGGGTTATTCCAACTGTATCTATTATTTCGTCTATCGCTATATTCATAGCTGGGGCATATGATCGAATTGGAAAGCCTACCATGAACGAGCTTGGAATATATGTTTTGGATCAGGAACAAGGAGCAGTTGGCGTTACATCTCAAACCTTACTATCTAATAAACAAGGAAAATTCACCATTACGTTTTCTGAACCTCACTATTCACCTATGCCGATTACAGGTGAATATGCCAATGAAATAGAAAGATTGAAAGGTAAAGCATATGCTCAGCTTTCTACACCAAAGAAAGAGATTGTGTATCCAAGTATAAATTTTTGGTCGACCCAGACCTCACTAGGCACCATTTATAAGGAAAATGTGGGAGAAATCATAGCAGAATTATCCTATGAAAATGGTAAATTGACAGGGACGATTGAGAACAATTTATCCGTATCTATTAAAGACCTTTGGGTAGCAGCTGGAACGGAGATGATCCATTTGGGATCTATAGATCAAAGTGGAAAAATTAATGTAGATGTAGGGGTTCCTAACGTCTTATTTACCAAGCCCACTCAATATGCTCTACATCAGTTTGGATATAGAAGAGGGCCACAAGAAGAACTTGAAGAAGTACAAAAGAGCACTTTATTTGAATACTTTACAAATTCTTATTTAAATCAACTACCTGACTCACCACTGTTGATTGCTGTTTCAGATACTCCTTTTATTGCCAGTCAAGTGAAGGGTGGCGCCACGAGAAAAGCAATGAATTTCTTTGCGAAACCCGTAATTATTCAAGCTGATTATGAAGGAAGCTTTGAAATTACTAAAGACAATATGGAAGTGGAATTTTTACCGATAAATGGGTCAGCGGTTATGAATAGAATGGAAGTTACGGAGCACGAGGCTTTTGTAGGTATAGGGGAATATCAATTAACCTATCAAATTCCAGCCTTCATAAGAGATTCTAATTTTTCTTTAGTGGATGGAAGTATTAACTATTTTAAAGAACCTGGAATTGAGATTTCTCTTTTAAATGTTCATACAGGTGAATATGAAACAATGGATTCACCACAGAACAACATTACGCTTGGTGAGGAAGTAAGTCAATACATTGATCAACAGGGTAAAATCACTTTCAATTTCATAAAGACAGAAGACTATGGAAATGTAATTCCATTTCCGGGGATTGTTTTAAAAGGAGACATCACAAATGATTGATATACAGAGCTTAACTAAAAAGTACGGACAGTTTACAGCCTTAGACTCTTTAAACCTCCAAATAGAGGAAGGAAGTGTCTTTGGATTTGTAGGGCAAAATGGAGCGGGGAAATCCACTACATTTTCTATATTAGCAACACTCTTGGCACCTACTTCTGGCAGCGCTTATGTTAAAGGAATATCAGTTGTTGATAAACCAAAAGAGATTAGGCGCTTAATTGGTTACATGCCAGACTTTTTCGGAGTTTATGATCAATTTAAAGCAGAAGAGTATTTGCACTTTTATGGTGCAAGTTATGGCATTCCTTATAAGGAAAGATTGGAACTTATTCCGAAGCTACTAGAGCTTGTTAACCTATCACATAAACGTGATTCCTATGTAGATTTGTTATCCCGTGGGATGAAGCAACGGTTATGTCTAGCAAGGTGTTTAATCCATGACCCAGATATCCTTATTTTAGATGAACCGGCTTCAGGTTTAGATCCAAGAGCAAGAGTAGAGATGAGAGAAATCTTAAAAGAACTAAGAGTGATGGGGAAAACGATTCTCATTTCTTCCCATATTTTACCCGAACTAGCGGAGATGTGTGATACTATCGGAGTGCTTCATGATGGGAAACTTGTTGCTCATGGAGATGTTGCTAGTATTCAAAAAGAATTGAAATCGGACAGATTGATTGTGACCAGAGTAAGTGGAGATGTTCAACAAGCCATCCAGTTTTTTGAGGATCAAAGTCATGTATTTGACATTCAAGCGGACGAACATGAATCCAGCCGATTTTCTTTTTACTTTAATGGAGATGACCAAGAACAAATGGTTCTATTATCAAATGCCGTAAAGCAAGGGATTCCTATTTTGAGTTTCCATGATAAAGAGACAAACTTGGAAGATGTTTTTATGGAAATAACAAAAGGGGTGGAACTTCAATGATAAAGTCATTCTTTTTAAATCCAGTGCTAGGTAAAGAGTTCAAACTCCGGTTCCGCTCCCTGAAAACATTGTTTGGTATTATCTTTTATTTGGCTTCAATTGGACTCATGATTCTAGCTTTTATTTACATGAGTACAAGGGGAGGAGCAAGCTATAACTTTAGCTCACATCAGAGTAGGGAAATGTTTATGGTCCTATCATTCCTCCAATTGGGCTTAATTTTATTTGTTACCCCCGGTCTTACAGCGGGAGTTATTAGTTCAGAGCGGGAAAGACAAACATTAAATATATTGTTAACCACTACACAAAGTTCGACTTCAATTATTGTTAGTAAGCTTTTATCGTCTATTTGTTTCCTCTTGTTAATGGTGGTGGCTTCAATGCCACTTTATAGCTTTGTGTTTTTATATGGCGGGGTTGCACCTGAACATCTTTTATATGTGTTAGGCATGTATATTCTGATGATGATTTCGTTCGGGGCACTTGGAGTCATGTTTTCTACCATTATTCGTAGAACCATTATTTCCATGGTCGTGACCTATAGTGTTGGACTGTTCCTAGTAGCTGGAACTGGTTTTCTGTTTATCTTTACGCAAGAATTTTTCTACTATATGCAACAGCCAAATCAGGGGACGAATGTCTTTCCGTATATATTTGGAATGTTAAACCCAGTGATTATGATGATGAACATTTTTGAACCAATGGAAACCGATTATTTAGTTAGAAGGACTGGTATTGCCTTTCCGATGTGGATATCTTTTGTTATTTCGTATGGAGTCATTACCATTTTGTCAATTCTGGTTAGTATAAGAAAGTTAAGGCCAAAAATGAAATAGGAAGAGGGTTATTCAAGTGGATTCTAATCAAAGGTTATTTGAAACCCTTCTTGGAAATATTCAAAGAAAGCTATTACAACACTTTATATTAATAGAGATCCAACTACTTATTTTTCTACTTTCAGGGTATTTATTTCTCCTAACACTAACGTTAAGATTCGTACCGATCCTGTACTGGGAGCAGTGGTTTTGGGTTGGGAGCTCGATTATTTTCCTGTTATGGTTTTACAAGACGTTTCAATCAAGACCAAATAAGAAACAAGCAGTGTCTTTTTTTGACCAATATGTTAGCGACAATGCTGTTTCAGTAGCCTACGAGTTCTATAAGCAGCCAGGAGAATTACCTAAACTTCAATTAAAGCAGGCTGTCCAACAAATGAGTATGAAGTTAGAACTCGTAAAGAAGGCAAAACTTAGATGGTACCGACCTCAATATATAGTTGGAACTTTCCTAAGCGCAGTCATCGTTTTACTCTTTTTCATTTTTCCTAATGAAAAGATGGAACAGGCTAGAGCAATGGAAGATGAGAAGGATTTGATTGAAGAGAAAGTTGAGGAGCTAGAGAATAAAGAAGAAGACGTTGAAACTCAAGAGGAAAAGGAGCTTCTGAAGGAACTTGCAAATGATTTAGAAAGTAGTGAGTCACTCGAAGAAGCCATAAAGAAAGCCTCTGAGAAAGAAATGGAGCTTTCTCTTCAAAAGAAAGAAGCTGAAAAGTCAAATCGACTTCTAAAAGAAATGCAAGAAACATTAAAAAACAATTCAGCACTTCAGCAAGCATTACGAAATATAGACAAAGAACAAATTAAGAAAACATTGGAGAATCTATCTCAATCAGATAAAGAAAAACTAGAAGAACTAATGAAAGAAAAGGGCTTACCGTTCCAGTCCGAAGAAGAAATGGCTCAAGCCATAGAAAAGCTTTTAGAACAAATAGAAAATTTAGATGAACTTCAAAACCAATTAGAATTAGCGGGCTCCATTAATCAAGAGTGGGCACAACAATTAGCTGGTTCGGGGATTGACGGGTCATTAGTTGCCTCTCTTAGTGCGGGAAGTCAGTCTGGTGAAGGAACTTCTGATACTGACAGCGAACCTACAGTTCCTAGTGAAGCTGAGACACCTGGTTCAGAACCCGGCTCCGGTTCAGGAAGTGGTTCTGGTTCCGGAAGTGGCTCTGGTTCCGGAAGTGGTTCTGGTTCCGGAAGTGGTTCTGGTTCCGGAAGTGGTTCTGGTTCAGGAAATGGCTCAGGTTCCGGAAGTGGTTCTGGTTCAGGAAGCGGAACTGGCTCTGGAAGTGGGTCAGGTGCAGGTCTTGGATCGGGAAGTAGAGATTTACTGACTATTCCAGATTCAATCATCAGCGAGGAAAATATTGAAAAAGATATTCAAGCTTTAGGTGAAGGTTCTTCACAAATTTTTGAAACGGAAAATGGAGTTATTCTTCGTGGTGAGATTTCAAATTATCAAAATATCAAAGGATTTTATGAGAGCACATATAGAACTAGTTTGGAACGACAACAACTTCCCAAAAATCTTGAAGATGTTGTAAAGCAATACTTTTCAAACTGGAACCAACCTTAAAGGGGAGAAGAAATATGACAACAGATACGTTTGAGACAGAGTTTATTAAAGCGAACGAGGCCATACAAAAAGCGATTGATGCCGTATCTTCCTATATCGTTGGGCAAGAAGAAACCTTGGAGGAAGTATTCTGGACCATTTTTGCAGGGGGGCATGCATTACTAGAGGGCTTACCAGGTCTAGGTAAGACAATGCTTGTTAAAACCTTGTCCAATGCTCTACAACTATCTTTTTCACGAATTCAGTTTACACCTGATTTAATGCCTTCAGACATTACAGGTACGATGATTCTTCAGAAAAATGAACAAGGGAGTCAAGAATTTCAATTTCATCAAGGTCCTGTTTTTTCAAACTTTGTTTTAGCAGATGAAATTAACCGGGCTACCCCTAAAACGCAAAGTGCCCTATTAGAAGCAATGGGTGAGAAAACGGTAACGATTATGGGTAAAACTCAAAGGTTAGAGGAGCCATTTTTTGTTTTGGCTACTCAAAACCCTTTAGATTTGGAGGGAACCTATCCCCTCCCAGAAGCACAGTTGGACCGTTTTTTATGTAAAATTCACGTTCCCTCTCCATCAAAAGATGAATTAAAGGAAATTGCCAAAAGGACACTGATGAAAGAAGAAATCCAGGTTCCAGCTGTGATGGACCAAAATATGGTGATTCATATTCAGAAATTAATTCAGTCAATTATGGTTTCTGATGAAATGCTAGAATTTGCGTCGTTACTTATCATGAATACTAGCCCTGAGTATGAGACGTCACCAGCTGAAATAAAAGAGTTTGTGAGGTATGGGGCGGGTCCACGTGGTATGCAAAGCTTGTTACGATTAGCAAAAGCGCGCGCGTTATTATCAGGAAGATTTCATGTGTCTATAGGCGATTTAAAAAGAGTAGCTCTCCCTGTTTTGAGACATCGTCTATACTTTAATTTTGAAGGGGAAGCAGCAGGGATTTCTGCTGATGAACTTATCCAAAAATGCATAGATTCTATGGGG contains these protein-coding regions:
- a CDS encoding ABC transporter permease, which encodes MIKSFFLNPVLGKEFKLRFRSLKTLFGIIFYLASIGLMILAFIYMSTRGGASYNFSSHQSREMFMVLSFLQLGLILFVTPGLTAGVISSERERQTLNILLTTTQSSTSIIVSKLLSSICFLLLMVVASMPLYSFVFLYGGVAPEHLLYVLGMYILMMISFGALGVMFSTIIRRTIISMVVTYSVGLFLVAGTGFLFIFTQEFFYYMQQPNQGTNVFPYIFGMLNPVIMMMNIFEPMETDYLVRRTGIAFPMWISFVISYGVITILSILVSIRKLRPKMK
- a CDS encoding MoxR family ATPase, producing MTTDTFETEFIKANEAIQKAIDAVSSYIVGQEETLEEVFWTIFAGGHALLEGLPGLGKTMLVKTLSNALQLSFSRIQFTPDLMPSDITGTMILQKNEQGSQEFQFHQGPVFSNFVLADEINRATPKTQSALLEAMGEKTVTIMGKTQRLEEPFFVLATQNPLDLEGTYPLPEAQLDRFLCKIHVPSPSKDELKEIAKRTLMKEEIQVPAVMDQNMVIHIQKLIQSIMVSDEMLEFASLLIMNTSPEYETSPAEIKEFVRYGAGPRGMQSLLRLAKARALLSGRFHVSIGDLKRVALPVLRHRLYFNFEGEAAGISADELIQKCIDSMG
- a CDS encoding ABC transporter ATP-binding protein, yielding MIDIQSLTKKYGQFTALDSLNLQIEEGSVFGFVGQNGAGKSTTFSILATLLAPTSGSAYVKGISVVDKPKEIRRLIGYMPDFFGVYDQFKAEEYLHFYGASYGIPYKERLELIPKLLELVNLSHKRDSYVDLLSRGMKQRLCLARCLIHDPDILILDEPASGLDPRARVEMREILKELRVMGKTILISSHILPELAEMCDTIGVLHDGKLVAHGDVASIQKELKSDRLIVTRVSGDVQQAIQFFEDQSHVFDIQADEHESSRFSFYFNGDDQEQMVLLSNAVKQGIPILSFHDKETNLEDVFMEITKGVELQ